In the Leucoraja erinacea ecotype New England chromosome 32, Leri_hhj_1, whole genome shotgun sequence genome, one interval contains:
- the LOC129712457 gene encoding G-protein coupled receptor family C group 5 member C-like: protein MAIAPVGCRRDLNWIYFGLCSLKEAWGILVESLASFGLLFGACLLLALLVIEVRARKTDGKGRFALRASLGFGAWGLVGLSLAFVVRPHPNNCSARRILFGCLCGLCFSCLSALAGSLAWKSRYGRPPSDGACLAAALGLFSVECVIKASWLLTSTVRARPLEREAGQSPCSIAKADFTGASAYVMGLLLLGLVLAGLGLRCPGKRDRRLAAYLFSSACASVVVWTACFGAYLGGERRPRLGARPDAWDDPPLASLLLAQGWVFLCLCLAPWVIEGARGQRQREREVGPNEVYTVNKAFHTEVEDENPINSTIDDVSLNLEPKSIDSEQKSLENSIRRQDPLYRTHFT from the exons ATGGCCATCGCTCCAGTTGGTTGTCGGAGAGACCTGAACTGGATTTACTTCGGCCTGTGCAGCCTAAAGGAGGCCTGGGGCATTCTTGTGGAGTCCCTGGCCTCCTTCGGCCTACTATTCGGGGCCTGCCTGCTGCTTGCCCTGCTCGTAATTGAAGTACGGGCCCGAAAAACAGACGGGAAGGGCCGGTTCGCTCTTCGGGCCTCGCTAGGCTTTGGAGCCTGGGGCCTAGTAGGCCTGAGCCTGGCTTTCGTGGTCAGGCCTCACCCCAACAACTGCTCGGCCCGCCGCATCCTCTTCGGGTGCCTCTGCGGCCTGTGTTTCAGCTGTCTTTCGGCCCTGGCTGGTAGTTTGGCCTGGAAATCTCGCTACGGCCGCCCACCGAGCGATGGGGCTTGCCTGGCGGCGGCCCTGGGCCTGTTCTCAGTGGAGTGCGTCATAAAGGCCTCCTGGCTCCTAACATCCACCGTCAGGGCCAGGCCTTTGGAACGGGAGGCTGGACAGAGCCCTTGCTCGATCGCCAAGGCTGATTTCACCGGAGCCTCGGCATATGTTATGGGCCTGCTGCTCCTTGGCCTAGTTCTGGCAGGCCTGGGCCTACGTTGCCCTGGGAAACGGGACCGCAGGCTCGCAGCCTACCTCTTCTCTTCAGCCTGTGCTTCCGTAGTGGTCTGGACGGCCTGCTTTGGGGCCTATCTCGGCGGAGAGAGAAGGCCACGTCTGGGAGCAAGGCCTGATGCTTGGGATGACCCCCCCCTCGCCTCCCTCCTCCTCGCCCAGGGATGGGTCTTCCTCTGCCTCTGTCTCGCCCCCTGGGTCATCGAGGGAGCcagggggcagaggcagagggagagggaggtaggtCCGAACGAGGTCTACACCGTCAACAAGGCCTTCCACACGGAGGTGGAAGatg AGAATCCGATAAACTCTACCATCGACGATGTCTCTCTCAACTTAGAACCAAAATCGATCGATTCAGAGCAGAAATCTCTCGAAAACTCT ATTCGAAGACAAGATCCACTTTATCGAACCCACTTTACCTGA